Proteins from one Kiritimatiellia bacterium genomic window:
- a CDS encoding TIR domain-containing protein gives MTSTETAGPARVFLSYARGDDEAFVRRLHADLTASGFEVWFDRESLLSRGLTFHQEIKDAIRTEVDRIVYIGGPKAAISLYVREEWETGLEFDHIVVTPILRLGDYETCVPGELGLLHCEDFRDDAKYEGALSKLVESLRQPNPKLGALFAVPTLPPHFIARPDLLRRVRDALLVDLQKPQVITSADAKVGMQGMGGIGKSVLAAAMARDRQIRQSYPDGIAWIACGQRLTNDDLLARLRDLAKHLGGDSSFTSLPQGQGVLRELLQSRSVLIVLDDVWHAKDAQAFDVLGPRCRMLVTTRDAGILHALNGDLVPVSLFTESESLHLLADAVSTKEHPVSAATLPPEAKAIVKECGCLPLALALCGGMARKRGGDFSSVLERLRRADLDKIADRESINEQHRSIWRAMQASVEMLSADEQNRFAELAVFDTDGAVPAAAAAVLWAHTGQLDDLDTEDLLINLSERSLMQLDTKPDANGKPLRRFRLHDLLHDYAVRLSGDMKALHGKLLDAYRAKCPAGWHEGPNDGYFFQNLCHHFIAREDWDSLIGNDATAGPLSDLLFIQAKCEAGLVHELVTDYNAALTALPEFAEENEHNRRRDAATIAYNQALRDYAVVRCDWWFAKERGEARPEPPYPPLPRGLQEETQSAIPEESSPRAARLRHFANFASSHIALLAANPGETLPLAWNTADEGPICERAERQISGFRRPWLRRTPRPPAHPLRPQCLRTLEGHADEVSSVSVSPDGRRAVSGSSDKTLRVWDLETGQCLRTLEGHADGVSSVSVSPDGRRAVSGSSDKTLRVWALETGQCLHTLEGHAAGVSSVSVSPDGRRAVSGSSDKTLRVWDLETGQCLHTLEGHAAGVWSVSVSPDGRRAVSGSDDQTLRVWDLETGQCLRTLEGHAAWVLSVSVSPDGRRAVSGNDDKTLRVWDLETGQCLVVYQAGAAVFAALFSPDGNRLVCGTADGQMHFLTPINFPPSGPPVVTPVRLWLFGEVRKNAAGAFASAPGRWADDLTCRCAHCGQVFVSNPPSAPVPTCPHCGGALKFNPFVVDGRDFG, from the coding sequence ATGACCTCGACAGAAACCGCCGGCCCCGCCCGCGTCTTCCTCTCCTACGCCCGCGGGGATGATGAGGCGTTCGTCCGCCGGCTCCATGCCGACCTGACCGCCTCCGGGTTCGAAGTCTGGTTCGACCGCGAATCGCTGCTGTCGCGCGGGCTGACCTTCCACCAGGAGATCAAGGACGCCATCCGCACGGAAGTGGACCGCATCGTCTATATCGGCGGCCCTAAGGCGGCGATCTCCCTCTATGTGCGCGAGGAGTGGGAGACCGGCTTGGAGTTCGACCACATCGTCGTAACCCCGATCCTGCGGCTGGGCGACTACGAGACCTGCGTGCCCGGCGAACTGGGCCTGCTGCACTGCGAGGACTTCCGCGACGACGCGAAGTACGAGGGCGCGCTGTCCAAACTCGTGGAGAGCTTGCGGCAGCCCAACCCCAAACTCGGCGCACTCTTCGCCGTGCCCACGCTGCCGCCCCACTTCATCGCCCGGCCCGATCTGCTGCGCCGGGTGCGCGACGCCCTGCTGGTGGACCTCCAGAAGCCGCAGGTGATCACCAGCGCCGACGCCAAGGTCGGCATGCAGGGCATGGGCGGCATCGGCAAGTCCGTACTCGCCGCCGCCATGGCCCGCGATCGCCAGATCCGGCAGTCCTATCCCGACGGCATCGCGTGGATCGCCTGCGGCCAGCGCCTTACCAATGACGATCTGCTGGCGCGGCTGCGCGATCTGGCCAAACACCTCGGCGGCGACTCCTCATTCACCTCGTTGCCGCAGGGCCAGGGCGTTCTCCGGGAACTGCTCCAGTCCAGGTCCGTTCTGATCGTGCTCGACGACGTCTGGCACGCGAAGGATGCCCAGGCCTTCGACGTGCTCGGGCCCCGCTGCCGGATGCTGGTCACCACCCGCGACGCCGGCATCCTGCACGCGCTGAACGGCGACCTTGTTCCCGTCTCGCTCTTCACCGAGTCCGAGTCGCTGCACCTGCTCGCGGATGCGGTCAGCACCAAGGAGCACCCCGTCTCCGCCGCGACGCTCCCGCCCGAGGCCAAGGCCATTGTCAAGGAATGCGGGTGCCTGCCGCTGGCCCTCGCCCTCTGCGGCGGCATGGCCCGGAAGCGCGGCGGCGATTTCTCCAGCGTCCTCGAACGCCTGCGCCGCGCCGACCTCGACAAGATCGCCGACCGCGAATCCATCAACGAGCAGCACCGCAGCATCTGGCGCGCGATGCAGGCCAGCGTGGAGATGCTGTCGGCGGACGAGCAGAACCGCTTCGCCGAACTGGCCGTCTTCGACACCGACGGCGCCGTGCCCGCAGCGGCCGCAGCCGTCCTCTGGGCGCATACCGGCCAGCTCGACGACCTCGACACCGAAGACCTGCTCATCAATCTGTCCGAGCGCTCCCTGATGCAACTCGACACCAAGCCTGACGCCAACGGCAAGCCGTTGCGCCGCTTCCGCCTCCACGACCTCCTGCACGACTACGCCGTGCGCCTGTCCGGCGACATGAAAGCCCTGCACGGCAAGCTGCTCGATGCCTACCGCGCCAAATGCCCCGCTGGCTGGCATGAGGGGCCGAACGACGGCTACTTCTTCCAGAACCTCTGCCATCACTTCATCGCGCGCGAAGACTGGGACAGTCTGATCGGCAATGACGCGACAGCCGGCCCGCTTTCCGATCTGCTTTTCATCCAGGCCAAGTGCGAGGCGGGGCTGGTTCATGAACTCGTCACGGACTACAACGCCGCGCTGACGGCATTGCCGGAGTTCGCCGAGGAGAACGAACACAACCGCAGGCGCGACGCGGCGACGATCGCCTACAACCAGGCGCTGCGGGACTATGCGGTCGTCCGCTGCGACTGGTGGTTTGCGAAGGAGCGCGGCGAAGCGCGCCCCGAACCGCCGTACCCGCCGCTGCCGCGGGGACTGCAGGAGGAGACCCAGTCCGCCATCCCCGAGGAATCCTCCCCCCGCGCCGCGCGGCTGCGTCACTTCGCCAACTTCGCTTCAAGTCACATCGCACTTCTAGCGGCAAATCCCGGAGAGACGCTCCCCTTGGCCTGGAACACCGCGGACGAGGGACCAATCTGCGAGCGGGCCGAAAGACAGATCTCCGGTTTCAGACGGCCCTGGCTCCGCCGTACACCCCGCCCGCCCGCCCACCCCTTGAGACCGCAATGCCTGCGCACCCTCGAAGGCCACGCGGACGAGGTCAGTAGCGTGAGCGTGAGCCCCGACGGGCGGCGCGCGGTCTCGGGCAGTTCCGACAAGACCCTGCGGGTCTGGGACCTGGAAACCGGCCAATGCCTGCGCACCCTCGAAGGCCACGCGGACGGGGTCAGTAGCGTGAGCGTGAGCCCCGACGGGCGGCGCGCGGTCTCGGGCAGTTCCGACAAGACCCTGCGGGTCTGGGCCCTGGAAACCGGCCAATGCCTGCACACCCTCGAAGGCCACGCGGCCGGGGTCAGTAGCGTGAGCGTGAGCCCCGACGGGCGGCGCGCGGTCTCGGGCAGTTCCGACAAGACCCTGCGGGTCTGGGACCTGGAAACCGGCCAATGCCTGCACACCCTCGAGGGCCACGCGGCCGGGGTCTGGAGCGTGAGCGTGAGCCCCGACGGGCGGCGCGCGGTCTCGGGCAGTGACGACCAGACCCTGCGGGTCTGGGACCTGGAAACCGGCCAATGCCTGCGCACCCTCGAAGGCCACGCGGCCTGGGTCTTGAGCGTGAGCGTGAGCCCCGACGGGCGGCGCGCGGTCTCGGGCAATGACGACAAGACCCTGCGGGTCTGGGACCTGGAAACCGGCCAATGCCTGGTGGTCTATCAGGCCGGCGCGGCCGTCTTCGCCGCGTTGTTCTCCCCCGACGGCAACCGCCTTGTTTGCGGAACTGCCGACGGTCAGATGCACTTCCTCACGCCGATCAACTTCCCGCCATCCGGCCCGCCGGTCGTCACGCCCGTGCGCCTCTGGCTATTTGGCGAGGTCCGCAAGAATGCCGCCGGCGCCTTCGCCTCCGCCCCCGGGCGCTGGGCCGATGACCTCACCTGCCGCTGCGCTCATTGTGGCCAGGTCTTCGTTTCCAATCCGCCATCCGCACCCGTTCCAACCTGCCCACACTGCGGCGGCGCGCTGAAGTTCAATCCGTTTGTGGTGGACGGAAGAGATTTTGGATGA
- a CDS encoding ATP-binding protein → MESALFEHAYGAVLAELARRLKEPAPGRVQLLTGPRQVGKTTLLGEIEAQWRGKSLYLAADAPEASLPGWWERQWQRARELAAGTGPAILLLDEIQYLSDWSRRLKHETDRLAKERTALHVVVTGSSALHLGAGTRETMAGRFERLSLLHWPPRELVARFGLAPVAAVEFVVTHGGYPGAVALRDEERRYRRYVLDSIVEPAIGRDLLATEVVRKPAMLRQIFAVAVSHPAQIVSLQKIQGALAEPGSLATVAHYLRLLEEACLVAPVAKYSRQAVRQRAAPPKLVVLNNALLGAGGGAPPDPETQPERWGRWVENACMALAWNAGQQIRYWREEPCEVDFISEGSWGGFAVEVKTGDYTGRDLAGLLEFQRRFPELRPLVLCDPGREAIARRLGLPVSSWKEFLLNGPASAAARPA, encoded by the coding sequence ATGGAATCGGCGCTATTTGAGCACGCGTACGGCGCCGTGTTGGCGGAACTGGCGCGGCGGCTGAAGGAGCCGGCGCCGGGGCGGGTGCAACTGCTGACCGGGCCGCGGCAGGTCGGAAAGACGACGCTGCTGGGCGAGATCGAGGCACAGTGGCGGGGCAAGTCGCTGTACCTGGCCGCCGATGCGCCCGAGGCATCTCTACCCGGCTGGTGGGAGCGCCAGTGGCAGCGCGCGCGCGAACTCGCAGCCGGCACAGGACCGGCGATTCTCCTTCTGGACGAGATCCAGTATCTCTCGGACTGGAGCCGGCGGCTGAAGCATGAGACGGACCGGCTTGCGAAGGAACGCACGGCGCTGCATGTCGTGGTCACCGGTTCCTCGGCCCTGCACCTGGGCGCGGGGACGCGTGAGACCATGGCCGGACGCTTCGAGCGGCTTTCCCTGCTGCACTGGCCGCCCCGCGAACTGGTTGCCCGGTTTGGCCTCGCCCCCGTCGCCGCCGTCGAGTTCGTGGTGACGCACGGCGGTTACCCGGGGGCGGTCGCGCTTCGCGACGAAGAACGACGGTACCGGCGGTATGTGCTCGATAGTATTGTCGAGCCGGCCATCGGTCGCGACCTCCTGGCGACGGAAGTCGTTCGGAAGCCCGCGATGCTGCGCCAGATCTTTGCGGTTGCCGTCAGTCACCCGGCGCAAATTGTCTCCCTGCAGAAGATCCAGGGCGCCCTGGCCGAACCGGGGTCGCTGGCCACGGTTGCGCACTACCTGCGCCTGCTGGAAGAAGCCTGCCTGGTCGCGCCCGTCGCCAAGTACTCGCGGCAGGCGGTCCGGCAGCGCGCGGCCCCGCCCAAGCTGGTGGTGTTGAACAACGCCCTGCTGGGCGCGGGCGGCGGTGCGCCGCCCGATCCGGAAACCCAGCCGGAACGCTGGGGGCGCTGGGTGGAGAACGCCTGCATGGCCTTGGCGTGGAATGCCGGCCAGCAGATCCGGTACTGGCGGGAAGAGCCCTGCGAGGTGGATTTCATCTCCGAAGGTTCGTGGGGCGGTTTCGCGGTGGAGGTCAAAACGGGGGACTACACCGGCCGCGATCTCGCCGGCCTGCTGGAATTCCAGCGCCGCTTTCCGGAACTCCGCCCGCTGGTCCTGTGCGATCCGGGCCGCGAAGCCATCGCCCGGCGCCTCGGCTTGCCGGTCTCGAGCTGGAAGGAATTCCTCCTGAACGGACCGGCCTCGGCGGCGGCCAGACCCGCATGA